One window from the genome of Mycolicibacterium gadium encodes:
- the folC gene encoding bifunctional tetrahydrofolate synthase/dihydrofolate synthase, whose amino-acid sequence MTAPTPDEVAALLQVEHLLDQRWPETKLEPSTVRIAALMELLGSPQRSYPTIHIAGTNGKTSVARMVDALLTAFSRRTGRTTSPHLQSAVERISIDGKPISPAKYVETYREIEPFVQMVDQQSEAAGGPAMSKFEVVTGMAFAAFADAPVDVAVVEVGLGGRWDATNIVDAPVAVITPVGVDHTDYLGDTIAEIAGEKAGIITKQAEDPVPMGADLSTVAVIARQVPEAMEVLQAQAVQADAAVAREDSEFTVLGRQIAVGGQLLELQGLGGVYSEVFLPLHGEHQAHNAAVALAAVEAFFGAGAQRQLDLDTVRAGFASVTSPGRLERLRSAPTVFIDAAHNPAGAVALTQALQDEFDFRFLVGVVSVMADKDVDGILTALEPVLDQIVVTHNGSPRALEVEALAIRAEERFGPERVIAAPTLPDAIETATALVEEAGNEGEGLGGFGGVGMVITGSVVTAGAARTLFGRDPE is encoded by the coding sequence ATGACCGCTCCCACCCCGGACGAGGTCGCGGCGCTGCTTCAGGTCGAGCATCTGCTCGATCAGCGTTGGCCGGAGACGAAGCTCGAACCGAGCACGGTCCGCATCGCCGCGCTGATGGAATTGCTCGGCTCGCCGCAGCGGAGCTACCCGACGATCCACATCGCGGGCACCAACGGCAAGACGTCGGTGGCGCGGATGGTCGATGCACTGCTGACCGCGTTCAGTCGCCGCACCGGCCGCACCACCAGCCCGCACCTGCAGTCGGCGGTCGAGCGCATCTCGATCGACGGAAAGCCGATCAGCCCGGCGAAGTACGTCGAGACCTACCGCGAGATCGAACCGTTCGTGCAGATGGTCGACCAGCAGTCCGAAGCGGCCGGAGGACCCGCGATGAGCAAGTTCGAAGTCGTCACCGGGATGGCCTTCGCCGCCTTCGCCGACGCACCCGTCGACGTGGCCGTCGTCGAGGTCGGTCTCGGCGGTCGTTGGGACGCCACCAACATCGTCGACGCACCCGTCGCGGTCATCACCCCGGTCGGCGTGGATCACACTGACTACTTGGGCGACACCATCGCCGAGATCGCGGGCGAGAAGGCGGGCATCATCACCAAACAGGCGGAGGACCCCGTGCCCATGGGCGCAGATCTGAGCACCGTCGCGGTGATCGCGCGTCAGGTCCCTGAGGCGATGGAAGTGCTGCAGGCCCAGGCCGTGCAGGCCGATGCCGCGGTCGCGCGGGAAGATTCGGAATTCACGGTGCTCGGCAGGCAGATCGCCGTCGGAGGACAGCTGCTCGAACTGCAGGGCCTCGGCGGGGTGTACAGCGAGGTTTTCCTGCCGCTGCACGGTGAGCATCAGGCGCACAACGCGGCGGTGGCGCTCGCGGCCGTCGAGGCCTTCTTCGGCGCTGGCGCACAGCGCCAACTCGACCTCGACACGGTCCGCGCCGGTTTCGCGTCCGTCACCAGCCCCGGTCGGCTCGAACGACTACGCAGTGCGCCAACGGTTTTCATCGACGCCGCACACAATCCGGCGGGCGCCGTCGCATTGACGCAGGCGCTACAGGACGAGTTCGACTTCCGGTTCCTGGTCGGCGTCGTGTCGGTGATGGCCGACAAAGACGTCGACGGGATCCTCACCGCGCTCGAACCCGTCCTCGACCAGATCGTGGTGACCCACAACGGTTCGCCGCGCGCGCTGGAGGTCGAGGCACTGGCGATCCGCGCCGAGGAGCGGTTCGGCCCGGAACGGGTGATCGCCGCACCGACGTTGCCCGACGCGATCGAGACCGCCACGGCACTTGTCGAGGAGGCCGGAAACGAAGGTGAGGGCCTCGGTGGCTTCGGAGGGGTGGGCATGGTGATCACCGGTTCGGTCGTCACGGCAGGCGCCGCGCGGACGCTGTTCGGCAGGGACCCCGAATGA
- a CDS encoding DUF4233 domain-containing protein, with protein sequence MTEQPPGQPDPWRSFRGVMAGTLILEAIVVLLALPVVARIGGGLTAVSGGYLVGLAVVLVLFAGLQGRPWAIWANLALQLVLIAGVFVHGAIGFIGLVFLGVWLLIAYLRFEVLRRQKRGLLPGQQGPPDQSS encoded by the coding sequence ATGACCGAGCAACCGCCGGGCCAGCCCGACCCCTGGAGAAGCTTTCGCGGCGTGATGGCGGGCACGCTGATACTGGAGGCGATCGTCGTACTTCTCGCGCTGCCCGTCGTGGCGCGTATCGGCGGCGGGCTGACGGCCGTCAGCGGCGGATATCTGGTCGGGCTCGCTGTGGTGCTGGTGCTGTTCGCCGGACTCCAGGGGCGGCCGTGGGCCATCTGGGCCAACCTGGCGTTGCAGCTGGTGCTGATCGCGGGAGTTTTCGTGCACGGCGCCATCGGCTTCATCGGCCTGGTGTTCCTCGGCGTGTGGCTGTTGATCGCGTACCTGCGCTTCGAGGTGTTGCGCAGGCAGAAGCGGGGACTGCTGCCCGGCCAGCAGGGACCCCCGGACCAGTCCAGCTAG
- the ndk gene encoding nucleoside-diphosphate kinase → MTERTLVLIKPDGVKRQLIGEILSRIERKGLTVAALQLQLVSDELARKHYAEHDGKPFFGSLLEFITSGPVVAAIVEGPRAIAAFRQIAGGTDPVEKAVPGTIRGDFALITQDNLVHGSDSPESAAREIELWFPDA, encoded by the coding sequence GTGACTGAGCGCACCCTCGTATTGATCAAGCCCGACGGCGTCAAGCGACAGCTGATCGGCGAGATTCTCAGCCGAATCGAACGCAAAGGCCTGACGGTCGCCGCCCTGCAACTGCAGCTCGTCAGCGATGAGTTGGCCCGCAAGCACTACGCCGAACACGACGGAAAGCCCTTCTTCGGGTCGCTGCTGGAGTTCATCACCTCCGGGCCCGTCGTCGCCGCCATCGTTGAAGGTCCGCGCGCCATCGCGGCATTTCGTCAGATCGCCGGTGGAACCGACCCCGTCGAGAAGGCCGTACCGGGCACGATCCGCGGAGATTTCGCGCTGATCACCCAGGACAACCTGGTGCACGGCTCCGATTCGCCAGAGTCCGCCGCCCGCGAAATCGAGCTCTGGTTCCCCGACGCGTAA
- a CDS encoding Rne/Rng family ribonuclease encodes MADDAHTEALSEESQPAEDVQPQTLTVESPAEADPGAGADAVADVAPEDVDAQEIGDGESEDTAAEPPPDPSGDDEAIAETAQQHVPEHAHYQPLFMAPQPIRVEYDSEDDDDDDDEDNDDSGSDSDDEQSDRPSGRRRRRGRRGRGRGRGEQNGDDSDEGESDGRSQDSGDDSDDSDDSDDSDDDSGDDDSAGGEGGTRRRRRRRRRKSGSGDDSDGGSSDDPPNTVVHEREPRKSGRGDKSGKSGDGEIQGINGSTRLEAKRQRRRDGRDAGRRRPPILSEAEFLARREAVERMMVVRDKVRTEPPHEGARYTQIAVLEDGVVVEHFVTSAASASLVGNIYLGIVQNVLPSMEAAFVDIGRGRNGVLYAGEVNWEAAGLGGAARKIEQALKPGDYVVVQVSKDPVGHKGARLTTQVSLAGRYLVYVPGASSTGISRKLPDTERQRLKEILREVVPSDAGVIIRTASEGVKEEDIRTDVNRLQERWTQIEERAAETKKKAAGAAVALYEEPDVLVKVIRDLFNEDFSGLIVSGDEAWNTINEYVNSVAPELVPRMNKYETAGPDGPDVFAVHRIDEQLAKAMDRKVWLPSGGTLVIDRTEAMTVVDVNTGKFTGSGGNLEQTVTRNNLEAAEEIVRQLRLRDIGGIVVIDFIDMVLESNRDLVLRRLTEALARDRTRHQVSEVTSLGLVQLTRKKLGTGLIEAFSTTCTECAGRGILLHGDPVDSTSNGGRKAETSGRRGKRGKRGAKTEDVPVAKVPSHPAGEHPMFKAMAAANGRHEDDEDETESETSPEEVAEVDSETIREAVAETAEEDFDDTDDDTDEDSDDESDEDDIDLDDDEDDEDDDDIEVIGADSDDDSDDDEDDDEDSDDDEDFEDDEDSDDEDDEDFEEPEPAQVVVPAGRHRRRAAARPAGPPINED; translated from the coding sequence GTGGCCGACGATGCCCATACCGAAGCCCTATCAGAAGAATCGCAGCCCGCGGAGGATGTTCAGCCCCAGACGCTGACCGTCGAGTCGCCCGCTGAAGCCGATCCCGGCGCCGGCGCGGACGCTGTCGCCGACGTCGCCCCTGAGGACGTCGACGCGCAGGAGATCGGGGACGGCGAGTCCGAGGACACCGCCGCCGAGCCGCCACCTGACCCCAGCGGCGACGACGAGGCGATAGCGGAGACGGCCCAGCAGCACGTGCCTGAGCACGCCCACTACCAGCCGCTGTTCATGGCGCCCCAGCCGATTCGGGTCGAATACGACTCCGAGGACGACGACGATGACGACGACGAAGACAACGACGACTCCGGCTCGGACTCCGACGACGAGCAGTCTGATCGGCCGTCGGGTCGGCGCCGACGCCGCGGCCGTCGTGGCCGTGGACGCGGCCGCGGCGAACAGAACGGTGACGATTCCGACGAGGGTGAGTCCGACGGTCGCAGCCAGGACTCCGGCGACGATTCAGACGACTCCGACGATTCCGATGATTCCGACGACGACAGCGGCGATGACGACAGCGCGGGCGGCGAAGGCGGAACACGTCGCCGTCGCCGGCGCCGGCGCCGCAAGTCCGGCTCCGGGGACGACAGCGACGGCGGATCCTCGGACGACCCGCCGAACACCGTGGTCCACGAGCGCGAGCCGCGTAAGTCCGGCCGCGGCGACAAGTCAGGCAAGTCCGGCGACGGCGAGATTCAGGGCATAAACGGATCGACCCGGCTGGAAGCCAAGCGGCAGCGCCGTCGCGACGGACGCGACGCCGGCCGCCGCCGGCCGCCGATCCTGAGCGAGGCGGAGTTCCTCGCCCGGCGCGAAGCCGTCGAGCGGATGATGGTCGTGCGCGACAAGGTCCGCACCGAACCACCACACGAGGGTGCGCGCTACACGCAGATCGCGGTACTCGAAGACGGCGTCGTCGTCGAACATTTCGTGACGTCGGCGGCGTCGGCATCGCTGGTCGGCAACATCTATCTGGGCATCGTGCAGAACGTGTTGCCGTCGATGGAGGCCGCGTTCGTCGACATCGGCCGCGGTCGCAACGGCGTGCTCTACGCAGGCGAAGTGAACTGGGAGGCAGCGGGTCTCGGCGGCGCAGCCCGCAAGATCGAGCAGGCTCTCAAGCCCGGCGACTATGTCGTCGTGCAGGTCAGTAAGGACCCGGTCGGGCACAAGGGCGCCCGGTTGACCACGCAGGTTTCGCTGGCCGGCCGGTACCTCGTCTACGTGCCAGGCGCATCGTCCACCGGGATCAGCCGCAAGTTGCCAGACACCGAACGGCAGCGGCTCAAGGAGATCCTGCGCGAGGTCGTGCCGTCCGATGCGGGCGTGATCATCCGCACCGCGTCGGAAGGGGTCAAAGAAGAGGACATCCGCACCGACGTCAACCGGTTGCAGGAACGCTGGACGCAGATCGAGGAACGAGCCGCCGAAACCAAGAAGAAGGCGGCAGGCGCCGCGGTCGCGCTCTACGAAGAGCCCGACGTGCTCGTGAAGGTCATCCGCGACCTGTTCAACGAGGACTTCAGCGGTCTCATCGTCTCCGGCGACGAGGCCTGGAACACCATCAACGAATACGTGAATTCGGTAGCGCCCGAGCTCGTTCCGCGGATGAACAAGTACGAGACCGCCGGCCCCGACGGCCCTGACGTGTTCGCCGTGCACCGCATCGACGAGCAGCTGGCCAAGGCGATGGACCGCAAGGTGTGGCTGCCGTCCGGTGGAACATTGGTCATCGACCGCACCGAGGCCATGACGGTGGTCGACGTGAACACCGGAAAGTTCACCGGCTCGGGTGGAAACCTGGAGCAGACCGTCACCCGCAACAACCTCGAGGCCGCCGAGGAGATCGTCCGCCAGCTGAGGCTGCGCGATATCGGCGGCATCGTGGTCATCGACTTCATCGACATGGTTCTGGAGTCCAACCGCGACCTGGTGCTGCGGCGGCTGACCGAAGCACTGGCGCGTGACCGCACCCGGCATCAGGTTTCGGAGGTGACGTCGCTCGGTTTGGTGCAGCTGACGCGAAAGAAGTTGGGCACCGGGCTGATCGAGGCCTTCTCGACGACCTGCACGGAATGTGCCGGCAGGGGAATCCTGCTGCACGGCGACCCCGTCGACTCCACCTCCAACGGCGGTCGCAAGGCCGAGACGTCCGGGCGTCGGGGCAAGCGAGGCAAGCGCGGCGCCAAGACCGAGGACGTCCCCGTCGCCAAGGTGCCCTCGCATCCCGCCGGCGAGCATCCGATGTTCAAGGCGATGGCCGCGGCCAATGGTCGGCACGAGGACGACGAAGACGAGACGGAATCGGAGACCTCTCCCGAGGAAGTCGCCGAAGTCGATTCGGAGACCATTCGTGAAGCCGTCGCCGAGACCGCCGAAGAGGACTTCGACGACACGGACGACGACACCGACGAAGATTCGGATGACGAGTCCGATGAGGACGACATCGACCTGGATGACGACGAGGACGACGAGGACGATGACGATATCGAGGTCATCGGCGCTGACTCCGACGACGACTCCGATGACGACGAGGACGACGACGAGGACTCCGACGACGACGAGGACTTCGAGGATGACGAGGACTCCGATGACGAGGACGACGAGGACTTCGAGGAGCCCGAACCGGCTCAGGTCGTCGTTCCGGCCGGTCGGCACCGCCGCCGCGCGGCCGCCAGGCCTGCGGGACCACCCATCAACGAGGACTGA
- the rplU gene encoding 50S ribosomal protein L21, with amino-acid sequence MAGDKATYAIVKTGGKQYKVAVGDVVKVEKIEAEAGASVSLPVALVVDGAKVTTDVKALEKVAVTGEVLEHTKGPKIRIHKFKNKTGYHKRQGHRQQLTVLKVTGIK; translated from the coding sequence ATGGCAGGCGATAAGGCCACGTACGCGATCGTCAAGACCGGCGGCAAGCAGTACAAGGTCGCGGTTGGCGACGTGGTGAAGGTCGAGAAGATCGAGGCCGAGGCCGGCGCGAGCGTGTCGCTGCCCGTGGCCCTGGTGGTCGACGGGGCGAAGGTGACCACCGACGTGAAGGCGCTGGAGAAGGTCGCCGTCACCGGTGAGGTGCTCGAGCACACCAAGGGTCCCAAGATCCGCATCCACAAGTTCAAGAACAAGACCGGCTATCACAAGCGGCAGGGTCACCGTCAGCAGCTGACGGTCCTCAAGGTCACCGGAATCAAGTAG
- the rpmA gene encoding 50S ribosomal protein L27, with product MAHKKGASSSRNGRDSAAQRLGVKRFGGQIVKAGEILVRQRGTHFHPGTNVGRGGDDTLFATAPGAVTFGTKRGRKTVSVVRPVASEA from the coding sequence ATGGCACACAAGAAGGGCGCTTCCAGCTCACGTAACGGTCGCGACTCAGCCGCCCAGCGGCTCGGCGTCAAGCGCTTCGGCGGCCAGATCGTCAAGGCCGGCGAGATCTTGGTGCGGCAGCGGGGTACGCATTTCCATCCCGGCACCAACGTCGGGCGCGGCGGCGACGACACGTTGTTCGCCACGGCTCCCGGTGCCGTCACGTTCGGCACCAAGCGTGGCCGCAAGACGGTCAGCGTCGTGCGACCGGTCGCTTCGGAGGCCTAA
- the obgE gene encoding GTPase ObgE: MPRFVDRVVIHAKAGNGGNGCASVHREKFKPLGGPDGGNGGRGGSVVLVVDPQVHTLLDFHFHPHVDAPSGKQGMGGNRDGAAGADLEVKVPDGTVVLDEKGRLLADLVGAGTRFDAAAGGRGGLGNAALASRARKAPGFALLGEKGQVRDLTLELKTVADVGLVGFPSAGKSSLVSAISAAKPKIADYPFTTLTPNLGVVSAGENTFTVADVPGLIPGASEGRGLGLEFLRHIERCAVLVHVVDCATLEPGRDPVSDIEALEAELAAYTPTLQGDTTLGDLASRPRAVVLNKIDVPEARELADFVREEVIGRFGWPVFEVSTVSREGLRPLTFALWDMVSEYRKAQPAAVPRRPVIRPIPVNESGFTVESDGEGGFVVRGARPERWIAQTDFTNDEAVGYLGDRLARLGVEDELLRLGAKPGCAVTIGDMTFDWEPQTPAGVDLPLSGRGTDVRLEQTDRPRAPERKAARRERRKPGGDS, from the coding sequence ATGCCCCGGTTCGTCGATCGCGTTGTGATTCACGCGAAGGCGGGCAACGGCGGTAACGGCTGCGCGTCGGTTCATCGTGAGAAGTTCAAACCACTCGGCGGACCCGACGGCGGAAACGGCGGACGCGGCGGCAGCGTCGTGCTGGTCGTCGACCCGCAGGTGCACACCCTGCTCGACTTCCACTTTCACCCCCACGTCGATGCGCCGTCCGGCAAGCAGGGCATGGGCGGCAACCGCGACGGGGCCGCGGGCGCCGACCTCGAGGTCAAGGTGCCCGACGGCACCGTCGTGCTCGACGAGAAGGGCCGACTGCTCGCCGACCTGGTCGGCGCGGGCACCCGCTTCGACGCCGCGGCAGGCGGGCGCGGCGGGCTCGGCAACGCCGCATTGGCGTCTCGCGCGCGAAAAGCGCCGGGATTCGCGCTGCTCGGGGAGAAGGGGCAGGTCCGCGACCTCACCCTGGAATTGAAGACGGTTGCGGACGTAGGGCTGGTCGGATTCCCGTCTGCCGGCAAGTCGTCGCTCGTCTCGGCGATCTCGGCGGCCAAGCCCAAGATCGCCGACTACCCGTTCACCACGCTGACGCCGAATCTGGGCGTGGTGTCGGCGGGGGAGAACACCTTCACCGTCGCCGACGTTCCCGGCCTGATTCCTGGGGCATCGGAGGGGCGTGGTCTGGGACTGGAGTTCCTGCGCCATATCGAGCGGTGCGCGGTCTTGGTGCACGTCGTCGACTGCGCGACGCTGGAACCCGGCCGTGATCCGGTATCCGACATCGAGGCACTGGAAGCCGAGCTAGCGGCGTACACCCCGACGCTGCAGGGTGATACGACCCTAGGTGACCTGGCGTCCCGGCCGCGCGCGGTGGTGCTGAACAAGATCGACGTGCCGGAAGCGCGCGAGCTCGCCGACTTCGTCCGCGAGGAAGTCATCGGCAGGTTCGGCTGGCCGGTATTCGAGGTGTCCACGGTGTCGCGAGAAGGATTGCGGCCGTTGACGTTTGCGCTGTGGGACATGGTGTCCGAATATCGCAAGGCGCAGCCTGCCGCCGTGCCCCGCAGGCCGGTGATCCGGCCGATCCCGGTGAACGAGAGCGGCTTCACTGTGGAGTCCGACGGTGAGGGTGGTTTCGTCGTACGCGGTGCGCGGCCCGAACGGTGGATCGCCCAAACGGATTTCACCAATGACGAGGCCGTCGGCTACCTCGGCGACCGGCTGGCACGGCTCGGCGTGGAGGACGAACTGTTGCGCTTGGGCGCCAAGCCAGGCTGCGCGGTCACCATCGGCGACATGACGTTCGATTGGGAACCGCAGACGCCCGCGGGTGTCGACCTGCCGTTGTCCGGTCGCGGAACCGACGTGCGGTTGGAGCAGACGGATCGGCCGCGGGCCCCCGAGCGAAAGGCCGCCCGGCGCGAGCGACGCAAACCCGGCGGTGATTCGTGA
- the proB gene encoding glutamate 5-kinase → MTHRESIRTARRVVVKIGTTALTTPSGVFDVARLATLADAIEARMKAGSDVVIVSSGAIAAGIEPLKLSRRPADLATKQAAASVGQVALVNAWNAAFARYNRTVGQVLLTAHDISMRVQHTNAQRTLDRLRALHAVAIVNENDTVATNEIRFGDNDRLSALVAHLVGADALVLLSDIDGLYDSDPRKGNARFISEVAGPDDLEGVVAGRGSHLGTGGMASKLSSALLAADAGVPVLLAAASDAATALVDASVGTVFAPRPERMSARRFWVRYAAEASGALTLDDGAVRAVVTQRRSLLPAGITAVSGRFFGGDVVELRSHDATMVARGVVAYDHGELATMLGRSTSDLPAEMRRPAVHADDLVAV, encoded by the coding sequence GTGACCCACCGGGAGAGCATCCGGACCGCACGACGCGTCGTCGTCAAGATCGGCACCACCGCGCTGACCACGCCATCCGGGGTCTTCGACGTCGCCCGCCTGGCGACGCTGGCCGACGCGATCGAGGCCCGCATGAAGGCCGGTTCGGACGTGGTGATCGTGTCGTCGGGTGCGATCGCCGCCGGTATCGAGCCGCTCAAGCTGTCCAGACGGCCCGCCGATCTGGCCACCAAACAGGCGGCCGCCAGCGTCGGACAGGTGGCATTGGTCAACGCGTGGAATGCGGCGTTCGCCCGTTACAACCGCACCGTCGGACAGGTGCTGTTGACCGCGCATGACATCTCGATGCGGGTGCAGCACACCAACGCTCAGCGCACGCTGGACCGTCTGCGCGCGCTGCATGCCGTCGCGATCGTCAACGAGAACGACACCGTTGCCACCAACGAGATCCGGTTCGGAGACAACGACCGGCTCTCCGCGCTGGTCGCGCACCTCGTCGGGGCCGACGCGTTGGTGTTGCTGTCCGATATCGACGGCCTCTACGACTCCGACCCGCGAAAGGGTAACGCGCGCTTCATCTCCGAGGTGGCCGGCCCTGACGACCTCGAAGGGGTGGTCGCGGGACGCGGTAGCCATCTGGGTACCGGCGGGATGGCGTCAAAGCTGTCGTCGGCGCTGCTCGCTGCCGATGCCGGAGTTCCGGTGTTGTTGGCCGCGGCGAGCGATGCCGCCACCGCGCTGGTCGACGCATCGGTCGGCACTGTGTTCGCTCCGCGACCCGAACGCATGTCGGCGCGCAGGTTCTGGGTCCGCTACGCCGCAGAGGCTTCCGGGGCGCTCACGCTCGACGATGGCGCGGTGCGAGCCGTCGTCACGCAGCGACGGTCGCTGCTGCCTGCGGGCATCACCGCGGTGTCGGGCCGCTTCTTCGGCGGCGACGTCGTCGAGTTGCGGTCACACGACGCGACGATGGTGGCGCGCGGCGTGGTGGCCTATGACCACGGCGAGTTGGCCACGATGCTGGGCCGGTCGACGTCGGATCTGCCCGCGGAGATGCGCCGTCCCGCGGTCCACGCCGACGACCTGGTCGCCGTCTAG
- a CDS encoding NAD-dependent protein deacetylase, whose product MDAPELVGLLRGRRVAVLTGAGMSTDSGIPDYRGPDSPPSNPMTIRQFTSDREFRQRYWARNHIGWRRMHETMPNAGHRSLAALERAGVVSGLITQNVDLLHTKAGSSNVVNLHGTYAGVICLDCEFTMPRAALAELLEAANPGFLERAEAVGGIAVAPDADAVVGDTATFTIVDCPRCGGMLKPDIVYFGENVPKERVEQAYSLVEEADALLVAGSSLTVYSGFRFVRHAASRGIPVAIINRGRTRGDDHATVKIDAGCSELLALLADELPTVANSA is encoded by the coding sequence GTGGACGCGCCCGAGCTCGTAGGCCTGCTGAGAGGTCGTCGGGTCGCGGTGCTCACCGGAGCGGGGATGTCCACGGATTCCGGAATTCCCGACTACCGCGGGCCCGATTCGCCGCCGAGCAACCCGATGACCATTCGGCAGTTCACGTCCGACCGCGAGTTTCGGCAGCGCTACTGGGCGCGGAACCACATCGGCTGGCGCCGCATGCACGAGACGATGCCCAATGCCGGACATCGGTCGCTGGCCGCACTCGAACGCGCGGGCGTCGTGTCCGGGCTGATCACCCAGAACGTCGATCTCCTGCACACCAAGGCCGGGAGCAGCAACGTCGTCAACCTGCACGGCACCTACGCCGGCGTGATCTGCCTGGACTGCGAGTTCACGATGCCGCGCGCCGCGCTCGCCGAACTTCTGGAAGCGGCCAACCCGGGCTTCCTCGAGCGGGCCGAGGCGGTGGGCGGCATCGCGGTGGCCCCGGACGCGGACGCCGTCGTCGGCGACACCGCGACGTTCACGATCGTCGACTGTCCCCGCTGCGGCGGCATGCTCAAGCCCGACATCGTCTACTTCGGTGAGAATGTGCCCAAAGAGCGAGTGGAGCAAGCGTATTCACTGGTCGAAGAGGCGGATGCCCTGCTGGTTGCGGGGTCGTCGCTGACGGTCTACTCCGGCTTCCGGTTCGTTCGTCATGCGGCGTCGCGGGGTATCCCGGTCGCGATCATCAACCGGGGACGCACACGCGGTGATGACCATGCGACGGTCAAGATCGACGCCGGCTGCTCGGAGCTGCTCGCGCTGTTGGCCGATGAACTGCCCACCGTCGCCAACTCCGCTTAG
- a CDS encoding cysteine hydrolase family protein, whose amino-acid sequence MSETALLVIDMMNTYQHEDAEPLADNVAKIVDPLAELISRARDRDDVDVIFVNDNYGDFTADFEDIVRAALDGERPELVKPIAPGKDSLRVTKVRHSAFYASSLDYLLGRLKSQQLIITGQVTEQCILYSALDAYVRHFSFIVPPDCVAYIDPELGDAALTMMNKNMHAELVPAEKCLR is encoded by the coding sequence ATGAGTGAGACTGCGCTGCTGGTCATCGACATGATGAACACCTATCAACACGAGGATGCCGAACCCCTGGCCGACAATGTCGCAAAGATCGTCGACCCGTTGGCGGAGCTGATCTCGCGGGCCCGCGACCGAGACGACGTCGACGTGATCTTCGTCAACGACAACTACGGCGACTTCACCGCAGACTTCGAGGACATCGTTCGCGCCGCACTCGACGGGGAACGCCCGGAGCTGGTGAAACCGATCGCGCCGGGAAAGGACAGCCTGCGAGTCACCAAGGTGCGCCACAGTGCGTTCTACGCCAGCTCGCTGGATTACCTGCTCGGCCGGCTCAAGTCCCAGCAGCTGATCATCACCGGGCAGGTGACCGAACAGTGCATCCTCTACAGCGCGCTCGACGCCTACGTGCGGCATTTCTCGTTCATCGTCCCCCCGGACTGCGTGGCGTACATCGATCCCGAACTCGGGGATGCCGCGCTGACCATGATGAACAAGAACATGCACGCCGAGTTGGTACCGGCTGAGAAGTGTCTGCGCTGA